GCCGATAGCTTCCGTTACCGTGTCAGCTACCACGGCGTAGCCGTCGCTGCCGCTCAGCTTCTTCCAGGTGTTAACCGAAACGGTAGCAGGCTCATCCCCATAAATCTGGCGAGGAGTGACCGTTTTGCTTTTTAGCCAGCGGGTGAAGCCGTACGGATCTGCCGGACAGGCGTCACCTTCGCCCTCAGCCGGATAGTAGACATATTCCGTGACGGTGCCGTCCGGGCTCTCCTGGCGCAGCGGGTTTCCCGCCTCGTCAAACTCAGTCCGGGTTACACGTGTGCGGGGTTCCGTACTGCTGCCGTCATTCCAGGTTTCAGTCTGGATGCGGGGGAGGGCATACTGCGCTGGCTGCTCCTCAAACGACGCGCCGGGTTTGGCGTGATAGTCCGTCGCCTGCGTGTAGGTTTTACCGCTCCGCAGCGTGGTTTCGGACACCTGCAAATGGTAGCTGTTATAGCGACGAGTCACCGTGCTAAGCACTGTACTGCCGTCGGTATCCATCACCTTAGCCGTGGAACCATACTGGTAATCAGCAAGTAAAATATTCAGCATCTGGTCAGTATTCGGCTGCCATTGGTTCAGGCCCGCATCTTTACCGAGGTAATTTTTCTGCGTCCAGTCCCATAGCGTGACACTCGGGGGCTGCCCACCACCGGGAGTGACAGTGTGCCGGTACACGCAGGGCAGGTCGGGCAGGCCTGCAATTTCTGGAAACTTCATACCGGTATCGGTGTAGTAATCCACCGTTTCCTTCTGGCCTGTAGGGAAGGTCAGGCCGGTAATGGCGCGGTAATTTTTTTGCGGCCCCACGTCGCCATAGTCAAACGTCCAGACCAGCGCTGGCTCGTCAGCATTACTGGTCACGCTGATCAGATGGTTGTTGGTGAATCTGAACACCATGTTGTACCTGGCATCAGCAACGTCCGGCAGCAGCGTAAATTTTGTCGTGGCCACGGAGTTATCCGGATAAGTCACGGAGCACAGTACCGTTCCATCATCATCTGTTACTTCGCTCAGACGAGCAGGGGTGTAAGAGGAATCCCACTTCAGCGTCAGGCCGCGCCCGTCGGGCGCAGTAATGCGCGAAGGGACGTATACCTCCTTGTGCAGGGACAGAAGCTCGGTGAGCCCGGACTTGTGAATGATCTGGCAGTGGCTGTCGTCCGTTTTTTTAAGGACAAAGTTTTTGAGTTTCTTCTGTTTAACGCTCAGGGTCCTGGTGTCGACACGGTACTCTTCCCCGGAGGAAAGCTGGAGTTTCCCGGTGCGTGTATCGCAGGAAGAGAGGTTAAGACCGAAACCGATGCCAAACCCATGGTTAATGTCCGACAGGGGGTTATACATCAGCGAAAGTGAAAGCGCCGGGCCAGCCAGCGACCCGGAATGAAGGTTTGCCAGCGGCAGACTGACATTAAACAACCCGGTCCGGGGGTCTACCCCCCCGGAAACAGTGCTGATAAAGTTAGCCGCCTGTGAATAAAAATCTGTATTTTTAGTTTTCATCAGGAGTTCATCCGTTATCAGTTAGGTAAAAGGGAAATGCCGCCATCGGTGTCGTTGCTGAACTCAATAGACAGCTCGTTCTCGTTACCGTAGTTATCAATAAAATAAATGACGGCTGGTTTGGCTATTTCACCACCGGATGGACGGCAGTGTTTACCCCAGTACAGCTCGGAGGAGTTGGGAATATGAAGCTGGTAGCAGTAGACAAGGAACTGTGTGTCGCTCGCTGAAGCCTTGCTATAAGGGTTAGTTGGGTTCTTGCCAGAAAAACGCGGCCAGTAAACCCAGGTAGAACCATCATATTCCCCGTCGGGTTCCCCGCTGAAATAAAATGCTGGCCAGCCTTCTTGCCCCATGCCTTCATAATTAGAGTTCAGATAATACTCATACCCCATATCAAGTCCGTTGGCGGGCTCTACATACCAGGTGTTGAGGTAGCCACCTTGCGCATCATTGGTCAACTTCATGGCTGCGGCGCCTTCCTTCTGCGTGAGCCAATTGAGCACTTGATAATAAGAAGGGATCCCCTGGCTGCGCATTTCTTTATAAGCAAGTTCGTAACCATTATTCAAAGAGATACTGATCTTTTTATGTCGAACAACACAATTGTTCGTTGTCCAGTGGCCATGCGGGTCGTATTTAATCTGGCTGCGGCGCTCAAAATATTCGCTGTTAATTTCCCATTCTCCGGCTGTCATTTTGAGCGCGTTCTGCGTGTCATATTTAAACGGCGTGACGGCCGTTACTGGTACCGACATTTTCTCTGCGCCGTTTGCCAGGTCTGACGTAGTAAAGTGACGGCCGTCATCCAGATCCAGGCGAACGGCAATACGATTTGTATTGATATCATCGGTATATACAAAGAATTGAATAGAAACCGATCCTGTATCACGTGGGTTCTGAGAAGGCTGCGTTTCATCGGCACTAATGACGTTGTTAGGAATTTCCCGGCAGTATTCATTTTTAGTCTTCGAGAAACACCAGCCCTTATTTCCATCACGCGTAAGTTTTTCGTCGGACGCCGCATGACAGAGGCTCAGACAGCGTAGCCATTCTTCTGTAGGAATATTGAGAATGACTTCATCGCCACCATCAACGGCTTTAACGGCCTTAGCAATAATTTCAATCGCAAGCTGGTTTCTGCCGTTTGCGTAAATATGCGGAGCCGCTGATCCGGAAGCAGCCTGAATAGTAAGTTCGACGGATGTTAAGTCTTTAAAAGAATCAGTCATTATATAAATCTCCAATAATGGTCAGTAGTGAGTGGAAATAAAGGGAAGTCATTTCCCGGGCTTATAGTGTCGATATTTATGTTGTGAGGCAATAAGATTATTAATTAACTTTTGTTTTTTAAGGTGTATATTTTGTTGAAAGCTTCATGTTTCGCGAGATTTCTTCCTGTAAAGAGACTATTTAACGAGGTAACCACATCAATACATTAAGAATTAGAATCTACTCATGGTGGCTTAATATAATCATTTCAAATGGCAATGTGCAGTGGAAATTAGAGGGGGGTTCTACAGAACAGATTTCTCAATTAGATAAATTCTATTCCATAGAAATTAATTTTTATCCCTTCGCATAAAGAATATATTCAGGTACGTCAAATGCCTTCAATACGGTTAATTTATAAGCAATATATGCTTGTAAAGGTGCTTTAAGTTAATAATCCTGGAGTGAGTAAAATCGCAAACAAATATCATTACCATTTAACTTAAGCTAAACGTTAATTTCTGTTTAAGTGTGAACAAAATCTATAATTTATTTATGTAACAATACCGGAAGTAAACGATATAACTCTCTTTTACGTAATAAAAGTGAGGTGTATTATGTTTGTAACGAAAGCGCTGAAAGTGTTTATCACTCTGTATCAAGAAAAAAACCTGAAGTCGGCAGCTGACAGGCTATGCCTAACGGTACCACCGGTCGCAAGAATGCTGAAACTTACGGAAGAGTGGCTTGGTGAGCAGTTGTTTATCAGCGAGCGTAATCGCCTTATTCCCACTCAAGTAGCAGATTGTGTTTATCAGCAACTTTACACGCATTACTGCGCTCTGGAGCAGTTTAATGGTAAACATAAAGCTTCGTTCCGGATCTCTTCTCCTCATGCGGGCAGATCAATTATGGCTAATTTGCTCGCGCTCTGTCCGAAAAAACTCACTGAACGGATCAGCGTTAGATATGCAGGCAGCATGCATCCAGCTGATGATATTTTTATAAGCCTGTACCCATGCGTACAGCTACCACGGTTTGAAATGCACCGGACAGATATGGTGCTGGAGCTTCAATGTGTCGAATCCGTTTGGGAACATTGGCGGGACATTCCAGTCCTGAGCGAACAAAGCCTCGAACGACTACCACAGTTCAAGCGCGTCATGGAGGAGTTGTCCAAATGTGGACATAATGGAAGTACACGAAGAGTGGATAATTCAGTATGGCTTAATGATGCATTTGAACATGGCGAAGGGCTTTATTTCCGACGTCCGCAGAATGGAACCGGGGGCTACAGGGCTCTGCCCTTTGTTATTCATTTACCATTATATATTTATATCAATGGCGTAAAAAAAGATGCTCAGCATGAAAGATTTATAACAAATTTAAAGAATGAAACACTTTAAGAATATTAAACTATAACAAAAAGTAACCTGGCGGGCTCTACTCTCACTATAAGTAATCAAACTTACCACTTTGCAGGTAGCTATTGGTCATAGCTGCCTGCATAAACGGAAAAGACAGGACTGATTGTTGGTTATTTTTATTTTCTGGTTAAGTTCATAGAATAAATATGCATGTGTCAGGATAGACTTAATTTCACATCCAATACTGGCAGAAATGTCTTTCTGGCATATACTTATATTGCATCGTAAGTGTAGGGGAGGAAATAATGTTAAGGAATATTAGTGGCCTTTTTTCTATTGTCTTAAATATATGTCTGTTAGGATATACAGCGCTGACAATTAATCGTTTTGGAATTCCTCATGAGTTAAAAGGATATATCATTATGATAGTGATGATTGTGGCGCCTGTGTTGAATATATTTTTTATCAATTATGCGAAAAAGCACAATGGTAAAGCACATAAAATCAGGAAGGGTGTTTTTTTCTCTGCCCTGCTTATTAACGGGCTTCTAACTGTTGTGGCGGTTTACTGGATATTTGCAGGTATATTATCCCAGGTCCAGGGAAGACTATTAATATTAATGTTGATAGCTTGTATAATTCTGTCGGTTAACACTGTCCGTTTAGAGAGAAAAAATTAGCTCAGGCAATGGTAATATAAATAAGAATAAAGAGAAAGGAGGCGTATAAGCCTCCTTTCTGGGTAGCGTTAATCTGCTGGTTTAGATAATGGAATTCCCCTTGCTCCTGCATAAAATACGATTAAGGTTGTTCCTTCTTTGCCGGTATAGCCGCGATGTGCGCTATTAACCATTTCAGGCAATACTTGACCAGTGCTTAAACTCATTTTTTGTCCGGTATCCTTTTTTTCCACTGTGAGCCTGCCGCGTAATACATAAGCAACATTAGGTATCGGATGTTCATGCCACGAAAGGCTGGTATAGGGAGGTATAGTAATTTTCAGGGTTGTTAGCTGAGTTTCGCCCTCAGGGTATCGATTATAAGTTACACCGTCCCATGATTTTGCTGTTTCGCTTAGTTTTTCAATAATAATCCCATCCTGATTATTATTAGCTTGAGCTTCGCTAAAAAAAGATATTACAGAAATAATGACGAGCTTTAAAGAAATAAGTAACCGGCTTGATTTACGCATAATAAACACCATGTCAATGTAGATAATTAATGATTGGCTAAAGGGTTGTGTTAGATAATAACTTCTTATATAAAATCCCTGCAAAATTATTCAGTCCTGTGGAACTGTTTTGATTATAAAAGCAGGGGTTTTCACTTACTGGCGATGGATACCTCCTTTCATTGTCATCAAAAAATAATTATTGTAATAAGTGAGTTCTAAACCAATCAATTTGCAACTTGCTGACTCTGGCAAAGTATTCGCCAGCATACATATCATAATGTCTTGCATTTTCTTCAATATAAAAACTTTTCTTATCAGCCTTTACAGCATTAAACAAAGCTTGTCCTTGTTCAGGCGGGTTAACGATATCTTTGCCAGCAGCAATGACTAAAGTTGGACAAGTTACTTTTTCGGCGTTAATCGCCGGTTTATAAAGTAATGTGTTTCTAACAGTCAAAAAGGGTATTTTTATATTCAATTCAGGATGATTGATTTTATTTTCATCGAAGAAATGCCTGGAGTCAGGATCATTTAAGATCCGGTTCACACCTACGAAAATCTCTTTCCCTGTGTTTTTCTTTTTTTCGTGCATACTATTTAGACTAGTAATGAAATTGTCTTTTTCACTGTCAGTCATATTGCTTGTAACAATCTCTTCGCCATCAGCGAACGCAAGTTGACTGACAATACATTTAACAAAAGGATTATTTACAGCAGCGCCAAAAACATGGCAACCACCAAACGAAGTCCCCCAAAGAGCAATTCTATTTTCATCTATCTCAGGTTGTTTTCTCGCCCAATCCAGAACAGAAAGAATATCTTTAATTTGTTTCTCAGGTTCAATTCGGCCTCGCTCTCCATCACTGTCACCAAAACCTAAATAATCAAAAGTTATAGTTGAAAAACCAGCTTTATTAAAGGCCTCGGCAAAGTCTGGCAACAGAATTTCCCGAATGCCACAAAAGCCATGGCAGAGAATAATCACCGCAAATTTACCTTTGCCCTCTGGTTTTTGAAAGGTTAGGGCAATACCGTCGGAAGTTTTATAATCCATATGTTACATACACCTTAAAGTTTTAGAAGTATAGAGAATAGAAACAAACACTTAGAGCAATGACAAAATTGAACAATAACGCTTGCAAGTCAAAATAAGTAACTTACTCATAAACAAGCGTGTCATTAAAATACTAATCCATTAGTAATATGATATATAAAGTCTGTCGTTTATAAATGTATATTTTTTAATCACCAGGCATTGATCGTACTTAGAATAAACTCAAATAAAATAATAAGTTACAGGAAGAGATTATATTAATTGATCAATATCAATGGCTTAGATTTGATATACATACTAGCTTTAAACAATAAACAACATCGGTAATGTTTGGTAATTAAAGACTTTGTCCGTGGATATATGTCATCTAAAGGAGAACTCATGGAGTGGTTAGTCATTAACACTATTGTATGTCCTTTTTCTGGAACTGCTTTTTCAGCGGTACAGGCGGTAAGAAACTTAAAATTAATAATATGGTATTCTGCCGAAGAATTATTAGACCCCGGAGATGTATTTCATCCTTTTAGTAACTTACTTATTGTTAATAAGAAGCCGAGGAAAATTGTAATCTATAGCGTGCAAGCATTTAATAATAATCGATGGTATCAATTGAAAAATAGCTTAGGTTGCCCAAAGAATAATGATAAAGGCAATGAGTTATGTAAAATTAAGTCCCTTTGTCGTTTCAGGCTATGCCCTTATGAAAAAGAAATGAATATAGTTTACCATTAAAAAATTAGCGCTATGAGCATACAAGTCCTCTGGAAAATTAGTTGTTTTTTCTGAGATTCACTTCATTTATAAGACGAGAATTATATAAAGCCGCCTTTCATTTGAAATCATTATAGATGTTGTGGTTTTGAAATTAAAAGAATTTTTAACTCTTTTAATGCATATGAATGGATTAAATAGTTAGAAAAATAAGGTGGGGTGGAATTTGATATTATGTCAATAGATATTAGATGAATCTTAGATTTCTAATTATTTCTTTTTGTTTTAGCTGTTTACAAATAATCTCTGTTTCACGCGCCGTATCACCAATGCTACCTGAATATATATTTTATCTTTAATCTATAGTTACAATTAAGACGGAGCTTAACCCTAATACACCATTTTTCGACTGGAGATGATAACCGATAAAACTATTTCCAGGATTATTTTTGCTAGCGTAACGAATTTATCTCCCGACTACCAGCGGTTATTATATTTCTGCAATGAATCCACGCCGGTAGCCAGCTTTTGTCATTGCGGTGGGGCTTATTCGAAGACCTCAAAACTGACGCCACAGATGGCTGTGGCGTCGGGTCCGGTTAAGGATTCTGCCACCGCATTATGCGGCCTGGCGACCCGGTTAACGGTTATCCGGGCGGATCAAATCAAAGCGTAATTCATCGCTGATGCCGTAATAGGCCGTTGGCCCGCCTGCGCGTAACACTGGCTGCGCTTTCGCGGTCTGATAAACACCGTCTTCCAGCAGCGATTCGTCGATATGTACCGCCACCACTTCTCCCAGCACCAGCCATGTGTCCACCGGCGTACCATCGGCGGCGGTGAGCTGAATACACTGCGAAAGGCGGCACTCGAAGTTAACCGGGCTTTCGGCCACGCGCGGCGCGCTAACAATACGGCTTGCTGCGGGGGTCAGACCTGCGCGCAGAAACTCATCCTCACCGTGCGCCAGCGACGCGGAGGTCTCATTCATCCGCACTGCCAGTTCGCGGGTGGTCAGGTTCCAGACAAACTCTTTGGTTTCGGTGATATTTTGCACACTGTCTTTCCAGCCGCTGCTGGCGAACCCGATAATCGGCGGGCGATAGTTAAAGCAGTTAAAAAAGCTGTATGGCGCAAGGTTGCGCTGACCCTGGCTATCCTGCGAGGCAATCCAGCCGATCGGGCGCGGGCCAATAATGGCATTCAGCGGGTCGTGCGGCAGCCCATGTCCCTTTGCGGGTTCATAAAAATACATAGCGTGTCCTGATTGGCAAAAAGTTTCTTCAGCCTCACTTATTTACCCAGCCAGCGTCAACGGGTATCTTACGCCGCTGTTAACAGGAGAATGCCATGAATGCCCAGAAGCCGGGTTTGCACCCGCGTAACCGCCACCACAGCCGCTACGATCTCGACGCCCTGTGCGCCGTTAACCCGTCGTTGCGCGCCTTTATCACCACCAACCCGAATGGCGAAGAGACGATCAATTTTGCCGATCCATTGGCGGTGAAAGCGTTAAACAAAGCGCTGCTGGCGCATTTCTATGGCGTACGTGAATGGGATATCCCGGACGGCTTTCTCTGCCCGCCGGTGCCAGGCCGCGCGGATTATGTCCACCATCTCGCCGATGTGCTGGCCGAAAGCCATGACGGCCAGATCCCAACACAGGCCAGCGTGCTGGATATCGGCATCGGCGCAAACTGCATCTATCCGCTGATTGGCGCGCATGAATATGGCTGGCGCTTTACCGGCAGCGAAGTCAATGCCGACGCTTTTGCCAGCGCACAGGCAATCATTGCCGCCAATCCAGGACTGAGTCGCGCGGTGCGCCTGCGTCGGCAAAAAGATCCGGCGGCAATCCTCACCGGCATCATCCATAAAAACGAGTCTTATGACGCCGTTATCTGCAACCCGCCCTTTCATGATTCGGCGCAAAGCGCGCAGGCAGGCAGCGAGCGCAAACGCCGCAATTTAGGCCAGTCGGTACAGGACGCAGCCAACTTTGGCGGGCAGCAACAGGAGTTGTGGTGCGAAGGCGGCGAAGTGGCATTTATCAAAACGATGATTGCTGAAAGCAAACAGTTTGCCCACCAGGTGCTGTGGTTCACTTCGCTGGTCTCTCGCGGCGATAATCTGCCGGAACTTTATCGCGCCCTGACACAAGTGGGCGCAGTGAAAGTGCAAAAAAAAGAGATGGCCCAGGGGCAAAAACAGAGCCGCTTTATTGCCTGGACATTTCTTGATGAAGCCCAGC
The nucleotide sequence above comes from Kosakonia sp. H02. Encoded proteins:
- a CDS encoding LysR family transcriptional regulator; translated protein: MFVTKALKVFITLYQEKNLKSAADRLCLTVPPVARMLKLTEEWLGEQLFISERNRLIPTQVADCVYQQLYTHYCALEQFNGKHKASFRISSPHAGRSIMANLLALCPKKLTERISVRYAGSMHPADDIFISLYPCVQLPRFEMHRTDMVLELQCVESVWEHWRDIPVLSEQSLERLPQFKRVMEELSKCGHNGSTRRVDNSVWLNDAFEHGEGLYFRRPQNGTGGYRALPFVIHLPLYIYINGVKKDAQHERFITNLKNETL
- a CDS encoding cupin domain-containing protein, which codes for MRKSSRLLISLKLVIISVISFFSEAQANNNQDGIIIEKLSETAKSWDGVTYNRYPEGETQLTTLKITIPPYTSLSWHEHPIPNVAYVLRGRLTVEKKDTGQKMSLSTGQVLPEMVNSAHRGYTGKEGTTLIVFYAGARGIPLSKPAD
- a CDS encoding alpha/beta fold hydrolase, with product MDYKTSDGIALTFQKPEGKGKFAVIILCHGFCGIREILLPDFAEAFNKAGFSTITFDYLGFGDSDGERGRIEPEKQIKDILSVLDWARKQPEIDENRIALWGTSFGGCHVFGAAVNNPFVKCIVSQLAFADGEEIVTSNMTDSEKDNFITSLNSMHEKKKNTGKEIFVGVNRILNDPDSRHFFDENKINHPELNIKIPFLTVRNTLLYKPAINAEKVTCPTLVIAAGKDIVNPPEQGQALFNAVKADKKSFYIEENARHYDMYAGEYFARVSKLQIDWFRTHLLQ
- the iraM gene encoding anti-adapter protein IraM, coding for MEWLVINTIVCPFSGTAFSAVQAVRNLKLIIWYSAEELLDPGDVFHPFSNLLIVNKKPRKIVIYSVQAFNNNRWYQLKNSLGCPKNNDKGNELCKIKSLCRFRLCPYEKEMNIVYH
- a CDS encoding flavin reductase family protein, which gives rise to MYFYEPAKGHGLPHDPLNAIIGPRPIGWIASQDSQGQRNLAPYSFFNCFNYRPPIIGFASSGWKDSVQNITETKEFVWNLTTRELAVRMNETSASLAHGEDEFLRAGLTPAASRIVSAPRVAESPVNFECRLSQCIQLTAADGTPVDTWLVLGEVVAVHIDESLLEDGVYQTAKAQPVLRAGGPTAYYGISDELRFDLIRPDNR
- the rlmF gene encoding 23S rRNA (adenine(1618)-N(6))-methyltransferase RlmF; translated protein: MNAQKPGLHPRNRHHSRYDLDALCAVNPSLRAFITTNPNGEETINFADPLAVKALNKALLAHFYGVREWDIPDGFLCPPVPGRADYVHHLADVLAESHDGQIPTQASVLDIGIGANCIYPLIGAHEYGWRFTGSEVNADAFASAQAIIAANPGLSRAVRLRRQKDPAAILTGIIHKNESYDAVICNPPFHDSAQSAQAGSERKRRNLGQSVQDAANFGGQQQELWCEGGEVAFIKTMIAESKQFAHQVLWFTSLVSRGDNLPELYRALTQVGAVKVQKKEMAQGQKQSRFIAWTFLDEAQRKRWAQTRFKG